Genomic DNA from Gemmatimonadota bacterium:
GCGACGCGACGGACGTGCTCGCGCTCGACGAAGCGCTGGGGTGGCTGGAGGGACGCGACCCCGCCCTGGCCCGGATCGCCGAGTGTCGGTTCTTCGGCGGACTTTCCGTTTCAGAGACAGCGGACGCGCTGGACATCTCGACCCGCACGGTGGAAAGGGGCTGGGCACGCGCTCGAGCCTACCTGCGCGAAGCGCTCGACGCGTAGCACATGACGCCTCATCACCCCGGCGAGAAACGGATCATGGATTCTTCCCGCAGGCTTATCGAGGAGCGCTGGAGCGAGGTCGACCGGCTGTTCGATGAGGCGCTGGGACTGGCCCCGGAGGAGCGACAGGCGTACGTGGCCGAAGCTTGCGGCGGCGACGTCGCTCTGGAGGAAACGGTCTCACGCCTTGTGGCTTCCGCGGCCGAGGTCGGTAGCGTAGTCACGGGCCCCGGCACCGAGCTTCTTCGCGCGGCGTTCAAGGCCGAAGCGGGCCAGCCGACAGAGCTCCCGGAGGGAACTCGAATCGGCCCCTATCGAGTGCTCGGCCAGTTGGGGCGCGGGGGTATGGCCACGGTCTACGAGGCCGAGCGCGCCGACGGCGAGTTCGATCAGCGAGTAGCGATCAAGGTCCTGCGGGGCATCGACTCCAGGGACGTGGAGCGACGCTTCCTGGCCGAGCGCCAGATCATGTCGTCGCTCGCGCACCCCAACATCGCCAGGCTGCTGGACGGAGGCACCACCGAAACCGGCCTTCCCTACCTGGTCATGGAGCTCGTCGAGGGCGAGCCCATAACCCGCTGGGCCGATCGGCAGCGGCTGGACATCGGCGGCCGGCTGGACCTGTTCATCCAGGCGACGGAGGCGGTCCAGTACGCGCACACGCGCCTGATCGTACACCGGGACCTCAAGCCGTCGAACGTCCTGGTGGATGCCGACGGCCGCGTCCGGCTGCTGGACTTCGGGATCGCCAAGCTGATCGCGGAACACGGCGAAGCCGCTGGCGCGCCCCATACGCGGCCGGCCACGCGCTGGATGACCCCCGAGTACGCCGCCCCGGAGCAGATCCTCGGCCAGCCGATCACCACCGCCACCGACGTGCACGGCATGGGCGTGTTGCTCTACGAGCTGCTGACCGGTCGGCGGCCGTTCGGCAACGGCGGCGGCTTCGAAGTGGAGCGCGCGATCTGCGAGCAGACGCCGACGCTACCGTCGGTGGCCGTGGCTTCATCCGCGGCGGGCGAACCGGCTCCCGACGCGCTGCGGAGGCGCCTCACCGGGGACCTCGACGCAATCGTGGCCAAGGCGCTGCGCAAGGAGCCCGACGACCGGTACGGAAGCGTGCAGGACATGCGCGCGGATCTCGTCAGGCACCGCACCGGTTTCCCGGTCTCGGCGCGGGCAGGCTTCCGGTCCTACCGCGCCCGCAAGTTCCTCCGCCGTCATCGGGTCGGCGTGGCGGCGGCCGCCGCAATGCTGGTCGTGGTCGCGACGGCCGGAGCCACCCTCGTCCGCGAGAACGCCGAGACCGAGCGCCAGCGGGCCCGGGCCGAGACCGAGGCGGAGAACGCCGGACTGGTGGTGGACTTCCTGGCCGATGTGTTTCGCGGACGCAACCCGGAGCAGGCCCCCTCGGATACGATCACCGCGCGGGAGCTTCTCGCCTGGGGCACCGAGCGCGTGGATGCGGAGTTCGGCGACCGGCCCGCGGTGCAAGCCGAGCTTCTGCTGGTGTTGGGGGGAGCACACTACAACCTCGGGCTGTTCGAGGAGGGGACCGCGCTGCTGGAACGCGCCGTGGACATCCGGCGCGGGGAATTCGGCGAGGCGAGCGCGGGAGTTGCCGACGCGTTGCTGCGCGTCGGCGGTTCTTACAGGAACCGGCGGGACTTCGAGGCGGCGGTTTCCCCCCTCCAGGAGGCGCTGAGCATCTATCGGACGTTGCGCGAAACGGACGATCGTAGTGTCGCGAATGCGCTGGAATCGTTGGGACAGGCCCTTCGAGACGCCGAAAGCATCGATTCGGCCGAGGTCGTGATGCGCGAGGCAGTGGCAATCAGGCGCCTGTACCCGGAGGAGGATCTGGAACTTGCCAACTCCCTTCTCAGTCTGGCGTACGTGCTGCGCCGCGCCGGGCGTCTGGATGAGGCGGAGGCCCTGTACGAGGAGGGCATCCCGCGCATGCGAGATCACCCGGATCGCGCGTCCGCTGACTTGGCGATCCACCTCAACAACCTGGGCTACCTCCGACGCGTGCGCGAGGACTTTCCCGCCGCCGCGCTTGCGTACCGCGAGGCCCTGGAGATCCGGGCCCGCCTTATCGGGCGCGGGCATCCCGGCTCGCTTCTGATCGCGAACAACCTCGCCAGCGCCCTGCACGAAGTGGGGCGACGGGAAGAGACGGTCGCGGTCCTCGGGGAGAACGTCACGGCCGCCAGAGAGCAATGGCCCGAGGGGCACTGGCGCGTGGGAAGCGCCCTTGGGGGTCTCGGCAACGCTCTCCTGCGATACGGCGACATCACCGGAGCGGAACCCGTCCTGCGGGCGGCGGTCGACGAGTATACGAGGCAGCTCGGCGCCGAACATGAGTGGACGCAGTGGGCGTCGGGCAGGATCGCAGTCATTCAGATCCTGAACGGCGACGAGGCCGCCGGCCGGGCGTATCTGGACCGCATGCACGCGTGGGCCGTCGTGAGCCGGAAGGAGAATGGCGGCGAGCTGGATCCCAACACCGTCGGCCAGCTTCAGCCATTCCTTACCACGCTGGACGCGGTGGGCCTGGAAGAGGAGCATCGCCGGTTCTCGGCGCTCCTGCCGGACAGCGCGAGCGCGCCGGCCGGAGGTTGAGCCCCGGGCGGCCCTGCAGGAAGACCGACAGCTAGCCCGGCCGCCGAATCCCGTAGTCGAGTCGCACCATGCCTTTGCCGAGCACGGTCGCGGAATTCAGCGCGACCCGGTGCTCGAGTTCGCTCGGCGGCCACAGGGGGATGCCCCTACCGAGCAGCACGGGAATGACGTGCACCTCGATGCGATCCAGGCCGCCGGCGTCCAGAAACTGCCGTTGGACATCCGCTCCACCGATCACCCAGACGTCGCGGGTCTCGCTCCGCCGAAGCTCGGCCACGAGATCGGAGATGTCCCCGGACCAGACCTCGGTGTCCGGTGGCGGGTCGTCCACCGGACGGTGCGACACCACGATCGTGCGTAGGCCCTGGTACACCCAGTCGCCGAATCCTAGGACCTGATCGTACGTCCTCCGGCCGATCACGATCGTGCCGACCTGCTCGATGAACCGCTCGTAGCCGTAGTCGACGTCGCCGAATTCGTCCAGCCAGTCGATGGCTCCGTCGGCCCGGGCGATGTAGCCGTCCAGGCTCGCGGCGATGAACCCCCTGATCTGCATGGCGGACACCCCGAAGAAAGACCGAAGAATTGTCATTATTCAACCAGGGGCGCGGCGGGTCAAGCTTCTCTCGCTCGCACGGTTGATTAGCGTCGGGTGCTCGTCGTGAGCCTTGCGATCACCCCCCGGAGGGGATGAAAGTGATGCCCAGCGCAACGAGACATACCCGCCAGGAGGGGCTCTCTATCTCGCGAACATCGTCCCACGGATCGGGCGAGCGGTCCTCGCTCAATCGGCTTGCGGCCAGCGCGACCACCCACTGGGCTCAACCGGTGGCTGATCGCGCGCGGCGCGGGCCACGCACACATGCACGCGCAGCACTGCGGTCACTAGGATGAGGCCCACGACCATCCAGCTTCTCTGGCTCGCGGGCATGCTCGCGGCGGCCGGTTGGATGGTCTACGAGCCATCCCCGGAGCCGTTCATCGCTCTCACCGCGGGGATCATCGGCTTCCTGTCGTTCGGTAGAGAGCAGAGCCGGCCGGCCGCCGTTTTGGATGAGCCGCCGCCGACCCGGCGTTCGGTAGCCGTGCTGCCGCTCGAGCACCTGGGCACGGACGAATCCGAGGGTTTCCTGGCCGACGGTATGAGCGAGGACATCATCGCCCGCCTCGCGAAGGTCGATGACCTCAGGGTCATATCCAGCAGTAGCGTCATGCGCTTCCGGCACCGACATGTCGACCCGGCGGAGATCGCGCACGAGCTGTCCGTCAGGTCGATCCTCGACGGGACCATCCGACAGGAGGGCGAGAGGGTCCGTGTCGTGGTGAAGCTCACCGACTGCGCGACACGACAGCAACTCTGGGCCGAAAGGTACGACCGCGAGGCTGTCGACAGGTTCGCGCTTCAAACCGAGATCGCGGAGAGCGTGGCAGCGGCGCTGGACGTGGAGCTGGCGCACGAGACGGTGCGGTCGGTCCCGGATCCAGAGGCGTACAGGCTTCACCTGCTCGCGCGATTCCACGCGAACAAGTGGAGTCAGGACGGATGGCGCAAGGCGGTGGAGCATCTCGAGGAAGCGATCGGGATCGACCCGAGCTATCCGGGCCCCAGGTCGACCCTCGCCTACGTGTACGGCATCCGCGCGTACATGCACACGTTCGCGCCCACGGAGGCGTTCCAGCGGGCCGAGCAGGAGGCCCGCCTCGCCCTTGCCATGGACGACCGCGAAACGGAGGCCCACATGGCGCTGGGCCTGGTGCACTACTGGCTCCACTGGGACTGGCAGGCCGCGCTATCGGAGTTGACGCGGGCGGTCGAGTTGAGCCCGGGCGACGCCACCGCCCGGAGCTTCCTGGGTATGGTCCTCGACACCCTGCGCCGCCACGAGGATGCCATGCGTCACCGCCGGCTCGCCTACGAGCTGGACCCGCTCAATCCGCTCGCCGCGCTGAACGTTGGCTACGGGTACATGATCGGGCGGCGGTTCGAGACCGCGATCGGCCAGTTCGAGCGCGCGCTCGAACTGGATCCGGAGAACGCCGCCGCCACCTACGGCCTCGGCATGGTTCAGGCCGACATCGGTGACGTCAATGCGGCCTGCCGCACCTTCGAGCTCGGCATGGAGAAGGTCGACTCGGGATCGGCCATGTACGGATTCCTGGGCTGGGCCTACGCCGTCGCCGGGCGCACCGACGAAGCGCACGCCGTGCTCGATGGACTGCTGCGGGAGGACCGGTGGGAGGCAAGATCCTCGTTCCACGTCGCCATGGTCTACCTGGGACTGGGCGACAGGGATGGATTCTTCTCGTGGCTCGACCGGGCGATGGAGGAGCGCTCGCCGTGGATGGTGTGGTTCCACGTGACTCCCAGCCTGGACGCCGCCGCCGGAGACCCTCGCTACGGGGAGGTGTTGCGACGGCTGCACCTGCCGACTGGGCCTGGGTGATCCCGGAGCCGACGAGGAGGAGGCCGCGCCTGCCATCAATTCTCAGTAGCCGGCGACCTATCTCGGGGCGAACGCAGCGCCTTCAGGACCAGTAATCGTTACGCCGGCGGCCTCCAGCGCCTGGAGCGTCACGCCCCAGCCCCCGAACTGCTCCGTGACGGCCAGCCAGAGCTCGTTGTCGCCCGCCTCGAGCGGCAGGAACAGCTCGTCGTACAGGCCGATCGTGCCCAGAAAGCGATAGTCGCGCGAGGCGAAGGCATCGGACGCTGCGAACAGCGCCCGCCCGTTCAAGTACACACGCACGCGATCGCTGAAACCGATTTTCACGGGCAGCGTGCGCGCGCGATCGGAGCGTAGCGTCAGCGCCGCGATCACCGTGTTGTCGGGGCGGTTGTTGTAGAGCATGCCGATGTTCGCGATGCCGCGGACCTCGGGCTCCAGGGTCGTCCACGTCCGGGCCTCCGCGAAGTCGGCGGCCAGCCGCTCCAGTCCATCGACCGTCTCCTCGGGGAAGGCGTCGGAGACACGCCACCTGGTGACGACGCCCGGCACGGCGTCCGGCGCCTCGGCGCCTTCCCCGCCGGCGAACGCGGGGTCGACGCCTGGCCGCACGATGACGTTGGCGAACCACGCTCCCGCGCCGCTGGTGGCGAGCCCGACTGCGCCCGACGCCGGATCACGCACCAGCTGGGGGAAAACGATCGGGACCCCATCGATCGTTACCTCCGCCCGGCTCTCCCGCACCGCGAGTCGGACGTGCACCCACTCATCGGAGCGTATTTCCGCGGGCTGGACGTAGCGCGCGTCCGCGTAGAGCTGCCAGCTGCTGGTGCGGTTGAATATCGGCTGGTATTGGACGGCGTCCGGCAGCCCGGACAGGTGCGGCCGCAGGTAGATGTGCTCGTGGTTGGCCGGGTCCACCGCGCGAAAGCGAAGCCCGTGAAAGCCGTTGTCCGCGGTCGCGGCGAGGTCGAACTCGATCACGCCGTCCCCGAATTCCGCGTCCTTCAGCCAGGCGACGCCGCCCTGCATGAACAGCGCGTCACGGTCCAGGTGGGCCTCGAAGCGGGACTCGCGTGCCTGCACGTCCCAGGCGGCTTCGTCCATGGCGACCTGGGCCTCCAGCGGCACTCCGAAGAAGATCGCCGCGACGGTGGTCGCGGCCATGGCCAGGACGATGGCGTTCGTCCAGGGCTTGCCAATCGCTTTCATCGTGGGCCGGGCTCCTGACTGGTCGATATCGGGGCCGCCGCGGGGGCGGTGATCCCCGAAGTCTAGGAGCGGGCCCTACGCGCGTATTGGAAAAAGCGGACATCAGAAGTCGTTCGAGATTCGAACTAGTTACACATCGCCTCAGCGGACATCGCGACTCATTCAAATTTTGAACTAGTTGCACATCGCCTGAAGGGCGATGAAGAGCTGGAGCAAATGGGCGACGAAGAGCTGGGGCGGTCGGCCGTGGATTCAGCCGGGGACTGGCTCGGCTCGCCGCTCCGCGTGCAGGCGTGCCGGCGTGGACGCGGTCAGGTCGCGGAAGTCGCGGATGAGGTGCGCCTGGTCGAAGTAGCCGTGGGCCACGGCGAGCTCCGACCAGCGGGGCGCCCCACGTGTATCGGCCACCGAAACCACCCGATTGAGTCGCTCGAGCCTCTGGATTCTCTTGGGCGATGCCCCCGCCACCTCGAGCACGGATCGACGCAGGTGCCTCAGCGACACGCCGATGCGGTCCGCCACGTCCGAGATCCGCAGGGACGCCGAGCGAGGGGCACGTAGCGCCCGCAGCGCGAGCCGGGATATCCGGCCCGCCGGATCGAGCCTCGAATCGGCGTCGCGTTCCCTGAGCCAGCGTACCAACTCGCCCAGCGCGCCGTCCCCGACGAGCGCGCGCTCGGCCAGCTTGTCGAACAGAGAAACCGAGTCGGGGCCCGCAGACGGTCGCCAGGAATCGATCGCGTCCAGGTGGTCCGCCGGGGACACCCCGAGGAGTCTGGTCACCGATTCCGGGCGCAACTCGACGGCCTGCATCACGAGACCGGGCTCCGGCCGAAAGGAACGTACCCGGCTGACCGGCCCGAAGAGTTCCAGCCTCGGCCTCTCCACACCGCCACCATCGGAGCGCACGTAGTGGAAGACGACGGTCAGGCCGGGATACGGCAAAACACGATGCGTGGCGGGCGCGCCGTGGCGCGAAGCCTCGAACGTCCAGATGGAGGAAACGTCTTCGCGCAGATCCCCGGGCGGCGCGAACTCGGCGTATCCGCCGACTCGCCGTCGAGGGGTCAATGGGTCGCTCATCGCCCCAAGCTACCTGGCCGTAGGGTGCCGTGTTCCGGCGGCATGCAAGAGGGGCGCGGCCTCCGCCACGCCCCTCCCCCCACCACAGAGCGCCGCTGCGCGACGCGATCCGACCTGCTAGAAGTCG
This window encodes:
- a CDS encoding protein kinase; amino-acid sequence: MDSSRRLIEERWSEVDRLFDEALGLAPEERQAYVAEACGGDVALEETVSRLVASAAEVGSVVTGPGTELLRAAFKAEAGQPTELPEGTRIGPYRVLGQLGRGGMATVYEAERADGEFDQRVAIKVLRGIDSRDVERRFLAERQIMSSLAHPNIARLLDGGTTETGLPYLVMELVEGEPITRWADRQRLDIGGRLDLFIQATEAVQYAHTRLIVHRDLKPSNVLVDADGRVRLLDFGIAKLIAEHGEAAGAPHTRPATRWMTPEYAAPEQILGQPITTATDVHGMGVLLYELLTGRRPFGNGGGFEVERAICEQTPTLPSVAVASSAAGEPAPDALRRRLTGDLDAIVAKALRKEPDDRYGSVQDMRADLVRHRTGFPVSARAGFRSYRARKFLRRHRVGVAAAAAMLVVVATAGATLVRENAETERQRARAETEAENAGLVVDFLADVFRGRNPEQAPSDTITARELLAWGTERVDAEFGDRPAVQAELLLVLGGAHYNLGLFEEGTALLERAVDIRRGEFGEASAGVADALLRVGGSYRNRRDFEAAVSPLQEALSIYRTLRETDDRSVANALESLGQALRDAESIDSAEVVMREAVAIRRLYPEEDLELANSLLSLAYVLRRAGRLDEAEALYEEGIPRMRDHPDRASADLAIHLNNLGYLRRVREDFPAAALAYREALEIRARLIGRGHPGSLLIANNLASALHEVGRREETVAVLGENVTAAREQWPEGHWRVGSALGGLGNALLRYGDITGAEPVLRAAVDEYTRQLGAEHEWTQWASGRIAVIQILNGDEAAGRAYLDRMHAWAVVSRKENGGELDPNTVGQLQPFLTTLDAVGLEEEHRRFSALLPDSASAPAGG
- a CDS encoding dihydrofolate reductase family protein; amino-acid sequence: MTILRSFFGVSAMQIRGFIAASLDGYIARADGAIDWLDEFGDVDYGYERFIEQVGTIVIGRRTYDQVLGFGDWVYQGLRTIVVSHRPVDDPPPDTEVWSGDISDLVAELRRSETRDVWVIGGADVQRQFLDAGGLDRIEVHVIPVLLGRGIPLWPPSELEHRVALNSATVLGKGMVRLDYGIRRPG
- a CDS encoding tetratricopeptide repeat protein, with the translated sequence MRPTTIQLLWLAGMLAAAGWMVYEPSPEPFIALTAGIIGFLSFGREQSRPAAVLDEPPPTRRSVAVLPLEHLGTDESEGFLADGMSEDIIARLAKVDDLRVISSSSVMRFRHRHVDPAEIAHELSVRSILDGTIRQEGERVRVVVKLTDCATRQQLWAERYDREAVDRFALQTEIAESVAAALDVELAHETVRSVPDPEAYRLHLLARFHANKWSQDGWRKAVEHLEEAIGIDPSYPGPRSTLAYVYGIRAYMHTFAPTEAFQRAEQEARLALAMDDRETEAHMALGLVHYWLHWDWQAALSELTRAVELSPGDATARSFLGMVLDTLRRHEDAMRHRRLAYELDPLNPLAALNVGYGYMIGRRFETAIGQFERALELDPENAAATYGLGMVQADIGDVNAACRTFELGMEKVDSGSAMYGFLGWAYAVAGRTDEAHAVLDGLLREDRWEARSSFHVAMVYLGLGDRDGFFSWLDRAMEERSPWMVWFHVTPSLDAAAGDPRYGEVLRRLHLPTGPG
- a CDS encoding family 16 glycoside hydrolase, which codes for MKAIGKPWTNAIVLAMAATTVAAIFFGVPLEAQVAMDEAAWDVQARESRFEAHLDRDALFMQGGVAWLKDAEFGDGVIEFDLAATADNGFHGLRFRAVDPANHEHIYLRPHLSGLPDAVQYQPIFNRTSSWQLYADARYVQPAEIRSDEWVHVRLAVRESRAEVTIDGVPIVFPQLVRDPASGAVGLATSGAGAWFANVIVRPGVDPAFAGGEGAEAPDAVPGVVTRWRVSDAFPEETVDGLERLAADFAEARTWTTLEPEVRGIANIGMLYNNRPDNTVIAALTLRSDRARTLPVKIGFSDRVRVYLNGRALFAASDAFASRDYRFLGTIGLYDELFLPLEAGDNELWLAVTEQFGGWGVTLQALEAAGVTITGPEGAAFAPR
- a CDS encoding AraC family transcriptional regulator: MSDPLTPRRRVGGYAEFAPPGDLREDVSSIWTFEASRHGAPATHRVLPYPGLTVVFHYVRSDGGGVERPRLELFGPVSRVRSFRPEPGLVMQAVELRPESVTRLLGVSPADHLDAIDSWRPSAGPDSVSLFDKLAERALVGDGALGELVRWLRERDADSRLDPAGRISRLALRALRAPRSASLRISDVADRIGVSLRHLRRSVLEVAGASPKRIQRLERLNRVVSVADTRGAPRWSELAVAHGYFDQAHLIRDFRDLTASTPARLHAERRAEPVPG